One part of the Treponema sp. OMZ 787 genome encodes these proteins:
- the megL gene encoding methionine gamma-lyase, which translates to MDKKELEKLGFASKQIHAGSIKNKYGALATPIYQTSTFAFDSAEQGGRRFALEEDGYIYTRLGNPTTSVVEEKLACLENGEACMSASSGIGAVTSCIWSIVNAGDHIVAGKTLYGCTFAFLNHGLSRFGVEVTFVDTRDPENVKKALKPNTKVVYLETPANPNMYLCDIAEISKIAHANNPDCKVVVDNTYMTPYLQRPLDLGADVVLHSATKYLNGHGDVIAGFVVGKKEFIDQVRFVGVKDMTGSTLGPFEAYLIGRGMKTLDIRMEKHCANAQKVAEFLEKHPAVESIAFPGLKSFPQYELAKKQMKLCGAMIAFTVKGGLEAGKTLINSVKFATIAVSLGDAETLIQHPASMTHSPYTPEERAASDIAEGLVRLSVGLEDAEDIIADLKQALDKLVK; encoded by the coding sequence ATGGATAAAAAAGAATTAGAAAAACTGGGATTTGCTTCAAAACAGATTCACGCAGGAAGCATTAAGAACAAATACGGTGCTCTCGCCACACCTATTTATCAAACTTCAACATTTGCATTTGACTCTGCAGAGCAGGGCGGCCGCAGATTTGCCTTAGAGGAAGATGGTTATATCTATACCCGCTTAGGCAATCCTACGACTTCAGTTGTTGAAGAAAAACTTGCCTGCCTTGAAAACGGTGAAGCATGTATGTCTGCAAGCTCCGGTATCGGTGCTGTTACTTCATGTATTTGGTCAATTGTAAATGCAGGAGATCACATTGTTGCAGGAAAAACTCTTTACGGTTGTACTTTTGCTTTTTTAAATCATGGTCTTTCACGCTTCGGAGTTGAAGTAACATTCGTTGACACACGAGACCCTGAAAATGTAAAAAAAGCTTTAAAGCCCAATACAAAAGTTGTTTATTTGGAAACACCTGCCAACCCCAATATGTATCTTTGCGATATTGCAGAAATAAGCAAAATTGCTCATGCAAATAATCCTGATTGCAAGGTAGTAGTAGATAATACATATATGACTCCCTATCTTCAGAGACCGCTTGATTTAGGTGCAGATGTTGTTCTTCACTCTGCAACAAAATACCTAAACGGACATGGAGATGTTATCGCAGGATTTGTTGTAGGAAAAAAAGAATTCATTGATCAGGTACGCTTTGTAGGTGTTAAGGATATGACAGGTTCTACATTGGGCCCCTTTGAAGCTTACTTAATCGGCCGCGGTATGAAGACCCTCGATATCCGAATGGAAAAACACTGTGCCAATGCTCAAAAAGTAGCAGAGTTCTTGGAAAAGCATCCTGCAGTTGAGTCCATCGCCTTCCCCGGTCTTAAGTCCTTCCCGCAATATGAGCTTGCAAAAAAACAGATGAAACTTTGCGGAGCTATGATTGCCTTTACAGTTAAGGGCGGTTTGGAAGCCGGAAAAACTCTTATAAATTCCGTTAAGTTTGCAACAATTGCAGTAAGCTTAGGTGATGCCGAAACTCTCATCCAGCATCCTGCAAGTATGACTCACTCCCCTTATACGCCTGAAGAAAGAGCTGCTTCGGATATTGCCGAAGGTTTGGTACGCCTTTCTGTAGGTCTTGAAGATGCAGAGGATATTATTGCCGACTTAAAACAAGCCTTAGATAAACTTGTTAAATAA
- a CDS encoding DMT family transporter, giving the protein MSNKIKSYLFALTAVIFFASSFPFSRFALVYFSPEALGFLRCSLASIVLLIIGRFNNLRSPFKLKHIGLFFISGALGFGLYLIVFNMGLKTITAATSSILIATTPIMTAAAASILYGEKISRIGIFSIFCAFCGVLIIILWKGILSINIGIVWTVIAAVFFCGYNILSRKLGKMGYTSIEIVTYSMIAAAIILSPFSIDAYKQIINAELKYIGSFIYLGIFTSALGYFCFNKGIEIAEKTSDVTNFLFVNPLVASLLGYVALGETLNAGTIIGGAVIIASIVLFSLKGAKK; this is encoded by the coding sequence ATGTCCAATAAAATAAAATCATACTTATTTGCCTTAACGGCAGTTATCTTTTTTGCCTCATCATTTCCTTTCTCAAGATTTGCATTAGTATATTTTAGTCCTGAAGCCTTGGGATTTTTAAGATGCTCTTTGGCAAGTATCGTCCTTTTAATAATCGGAAGATTTAATAACTTACGCTCTCCTTTCAAACTAAAACATATAGGATTATTTTTTATATCGGGAGCACTAGGCTTCGGTCTTTATCTTATAGTATTTAATATGGGACTTAAAACAATTACCGCGGCAACCTCAAGTATTCTCATCGCAACAACCCCCATAATGACTGCAGCAGCAGCTTCGATACTTTATGGAGAAAAAATAAGCAGAATAGGAATCTTCTCAATCTTTTGTGCCTTTTGCGGAGTTTTAATTATTATTTTATGGAAAGGAATTCTATCAATAAACATAGGAATAGTATGGACTGTTATCGCGGCAGTTTTTTTCTGCGGATACAATATACTAAGCAGAAAACTTGGAAAGATGGGTTATACCTCAATAGAGATTGTTACATACAGTATGATTGCAGCAGCAATTATTTTATCGCCTTTTTCCATAGATGCATATAAACAAATTATTAATGCAGAATTAAAATATATCGGCAGCTTCATATACTTAGGAATCTTTACCAGTGCCTTAGGATATTTTTGTTTTAATAAAGGAATAGAAATAGCTGAAAAGACAAGCGATGTTACAAATTTTCTCTTCGTTAACCCTTTGGTTGCAAGTCTTTTAGGCTATGTTGCTCTCGGTGAAACATTAAATGCAGGTACAATCATAGGAGGGGCGGTTATTATAGCAAGTATTGTTTTGTTTTCGCTAAAAGGTGCAAAGAAATAA
- a CDS encoding Na+/H+ antiporter NhaC family protein: MEKSKIKPNGLALLPFLIFVVVYLGIGVTLVAKGDPMGFYGFKGPIAVIVGIIAAFLMHKGSINEKFDALIKGCGDENIITMCIIYILAGAFSVVSKQMGGVDSTVNLGLTLIPANFVTAGLFIICCFLSIATGTSVGTIAAVGPIAVGFAEKAGISMPLMVAAMVGGAMFGDNLSIISDTTIAATRTQNVEMRDKFRVNIALALPAALITLVLLLIFGRPAVPPQIESLEFNIVKVLPYIFVLVAAIAGLNVFVVLLGGIVFSGVIGMAYGAFNPLQWTNHIYDGFSGMFEIFLLSMLTGGLAYMVTQAGGMEWLLQKIKGMVKGRKSAELGIGALTLITDAATANNTVAIIIDGPIAKEMCEEFKVDPRRSASLLDAFSCVMQGLIPYGAQLLIACSFTNGLVSPVGVIPLLWYQLLLAVLLVLSIFFPFADGYIKKHPWNFEEWKPVKAK; this comes from the coding sequence ATGGAAAAATCCAAAATTAAACCTAATGGTTTAGCTCTGTTGCCTTTTTTAATTTTTGTTGTCGTTTACCTTGGAATAGGTGTAACACTTGTTGCAAAAGGCGACCCGATGGGTTTTTATGGTTTTAAGGGGCCTATTGCCGTTATTGTAGGTATTATAGCCGCTTTTTTAATGCACAAAGGATCTATCAACGAAAAATTTGATGCATTGATTAAGGGTTGCGGAGATGAAAACATCATTACCATGTGTATTATTTACATTTTGGCAGGAGCTTTTTCTGTTGTTTCAAAACAGATGGGCGGTGTTGACTCTACAGTAAACCTTGGTCTAACATTGATTCCTGCTAACTTTGTTACTGCAGGTCTCTTTATTATCTGTTGTTTTTTATCTATCGCAACAGGTACCAGCGTCGGTACTATTGCAGCTGTAGGCCCTATTGCTGTAGGCTTTGCAGAAAAAGCCGGTATTTCAATGCCTCTCATGGTTGCTGCTATGGTAGGCGGTGCAATGTTTGGTGATAACCTTTCAATCATTTCCGATACAACTATTGCTGCTACAAGAACTCAAAATGTAGAAATGAGAGATAAATTTAGGGTAAATATAGCTTTAGCCTTGCCTGCCGCTCTTATAACATTAGTTCTTCTTTTGATTTTCGGAAGACCTGCTGTTCCTCCCCAAATCGAATCCTTGGAATTCAATATTGTTAAAGTTTTACCTTACATATTCGTATTGGTTGCTGCCATTGCCGGTCTTAATGTATTTGTTGTTCTTCTTGGCGGAATCGTATTCTCAGGCGTTATAGGAATGGCTTATGGAGCATTTAATCCTTTGCAGTGGACAAATCATATCTATGACGGCTTCAGCGGAATGTTTGAAATATTCTTGCTCTCTATGTTAACAGGAGGGCTTGCTTATATGGTAACCCAGGCCGGCGGTATGGAGTGGCTCTTGCAAAAAATAAAGGGCATGGTAAAGGGAAGAAAATCAGCCGAGCTTGGTATCGGTGCTCTTACCCTTATTACGGATGCTGCAACAGCCAACAACACCGTTGCAATTATTATCGATGGCCCCATAGCTAAGGAAATGTGCGAAGAGTTTAAGGTTGACCCGCGCCGGTCTGCATCTCTTCTTGATGCCTTCTCTTGTGTAATGCAAGGTTTAATTCCCTATGGTGCCCAGCTTTTAATAGCATGTTCCTTTACAAACGGTCTTGTAAGCCCTGTAGGTGTTATACCCCTATTGTGGTATCAGCTCTTATTGGCAGTTTTATTAGTCCTTTCCATATTCTTCCCGTTCGCTGACGGATACATTAAAAAGCATCCTTGGAATTTTGAAGAATGGAAACCTGTTAAAGCAAAATAG